AAGATAAGATATGGAGGATGGAGTAATAGTTACCATATAAGACTTTTTAAAAAAAGTGTCGGTAGATTTAATGGAAATACTGTCCATGAATCTTTTGAAACAAATGAGAAAATCTATACATTGAAAGAGGAGATATACCATCATAGTTACTCAACTTTAGGAGATTATTTTACAAAATTTAATCGTTATACTACAGAGGGAGCTATAGAGTATTATAAAAGAGGAAAGAGATGTAATATTTTTCAATTAGCTTTTAATCCAGTATTTAAATTTTTAAGAATGTATCTATTAAGGCTTGGTTTTTTAGATGGGAAAGAGGGATTTTTATTAGCTTGTACAAGCTCTCTTTACACTATGGTAAAATACTACAAACTATATGAGATAACTAAAAATGGAAGTTATATAAAAAAATAAAGGAAGGATTATGAATATTAAAAGAGTAATAGTTTCAAGAACAGATAAGATAGGGGATTTGATACTTTCAATTCCTAGTTTTTTTATGATAAAAAAAATGTATCCACAGGCAGAGTTAGTAGTTTTAGTTAGAAAATATAACTATGAAATAGTGAAAAATCTTCCCTATGTGGATAGAATAATAAAGATAGATGATTATACTCATAGTGAACTTATAGAGAAAATAGTATATTTTAAAGCAGATATATTCATAGCACTATATAATGACAGATTTGTATCACAACTAGCTAAGGCTAGTAAATCTAAGATTAAAATAGGTCCACTATCTAAACTTTATTCTTTTTTTGCTTTCAATAAGGGAGTTTGGCAAAAAAGGTCTAAATCTATAAAAAATGAAGCTGAATATAATTTAGATTTAGTAAGAAAAGCTGATGAAAAAAGATATGATGAGGTATTTGAGATAAATACTAAAATATATCTAGGAGAAGAGAATATTAAAGCAGCAGAAACTTTTTTTTCTACTTACAATATAGTTGGAGAGACTTTGGTGGTAAATCCTTTTATAGGGGGTTCTGCTAAAAATATAAAAGATGAAGAATATGTCTCATTGCTTCAAAGATTTAGAGATGAAAATCCAGAGAGGAATGTAGTTATAATCTGCCATATTTCAGAAGAGGAAAGAGGAGTAAAGATGGTAGATGCAATAGCTAGAGAGAAAGTATATCTATATGCTAATGGAGGAGATCTTTTAAATATTGCTGCTATAATAGATAAAGGAACTATCTATCTTGGAGCTTCTACAGGACCTACTCATATAGCTGGAGCACTTCAAAAAAGGATAGTTGGAATATATCCAGCTAAAGCCACTCAGAGTACTACTA
The DNA window shown above is from Fusobacterium mortiferum ATCC 9817 and carries:
- a CDS encoding glycosyltransferase family 2 protein, which gives rise to MKLSVAMITMNEERILEKTLESIKDIADEIVIVDSGSTDRTEEIAKKYGAKFYVESWKGYGPQRNSAIDKASGEWILNIDADEEISPELQKKILEIKSSTDDRSVFNVNFTSVCFGKKIRYGGWSNSYHIRLFKKSVGRFNGNTVHESFETNEKIYTLKEEIYHHSYSTLGDYFTKFNRYTTEGAIEYYKRGKRCNIFQLAFNPVFKFLRMYLLRLGFLDGKEGFLLACTSSLYTMVKYYKLYEITKNGSYIKK
- a CDS encoding glycosyltransferase family 9 protein, yielding MNIKRVIVSRTDKIGDLILSIPSFFMIKKMYPQAELVVLVRKYNYEIVKNLPYVDRIIKIDDYTHSELIEKIVYFKADIFIALYNDRFVSQLAKASKSKIKIGPLSKLYSFFAFNKGVWQKRSKSIKNEAEYNLDLVRKADEKRYDEVFEINTKIYLGEENIKAAETFFSTYNIVGETLVVNPFIGGSAKNIKDEEYVSLLQRFRDENPERNVVIICHISEEERGVKMVDAIAREKVYLYANGGDLLNIAAIIDKGTIYLGASTGPTHIAGALQKRIVGIYPAKATQSTTRWGVFGNDKVKYLVPDENNPKENYKNPYFDKYDKIMEGELLNYIEESFLLEEGEKN